A single Carnobacterium alterfunditum DSM 5972 DNA region contains:
- a CDS encoding MDR family MFS transporter, which yields MIQAENQNMSFTQVGSILGVILMGSFVTILNQTLMSTALPSIMKEFSITATQGQWLTTAYMLINGIMVPITAYLVNRFTTRQLYLFSMIVFSIGTFVAATSNIYGVLIIGRMIQAIGAGIILPLQMIVILYLFPIEKRGSAMGLIGLAMNFAPAIGPTFSGWVVQNYQWNMLFYFILPFAIIDVVVAFFILKNVGETSRPKLDGISVIYSTLGFGGLLFGLSNASSNNFISANVALPLIIGVVSLVLLVNRSNRSKEPLLNFSIFKYKGFRLNLIISFVLTAGMYGAIMLLPIYFQTMRGMTPMESGMVLLPGSIVMAIMSPITGRMFDKYGSKRLAMSGLVLVTIGTFIIGLIDLNTPIKYIVLLQIVRSLGFSLTLMPIQTAAFNAVPLALASHASAMFNTQRQLAGSMGTALFVVVMTIASQNGATQHLSPELSDLAGFQMVFKLVGLFSLAAFIMTLFIKEDLYLLKVKPVGNV from the coding sequence ATGATTCAAGCAGAAAATCAAAATATGTCATTCACACAAGTCGGGTCTATTTTAGGAGTTATTTTAATGGGGTCCTTTGTGACCATATTAAATCAAACGCTTATGAGTACCGCCCTACCGAGTATTATGAAAGAATTTTCGATCACAGCGACTCAAGGGCAATGGTTAACAACTGCATACATGCTGATCAATGGGATCATGGTACCTATCACGGCCTATCTTGTTAACCGCTTTACAACCCGTCAATTGTACCTGTTTTCGATGATCGTCTTTTCAATTGGTACTTTTGTGGCGGCAACTTCTAATATCTACGGAGTACTGATCATTGGACGAATGATTCAGGCAATCGGAGCAGGCATCATCTTGCCATTACAAATGATTGTTATATTGTACCTTTTTCCAATTGAAAAAAGAGGTTCAGCGATGGGACTGATTGGTCTAGCGATGAATTTCGCTCCAGCTATTGGACCGACATTTTCAGGGTGGGTAGTGCAAAATTACCAATGGAATATGTTGTTCTATTTCATTTTACCATTTGCTATTATAGATGTTGTGGTTGCCTTCTTCATTTTAAAAAATGTTGGAGAAACAAGTCGACCTAAACTAGATGGAATCAGTGTCATCTATTCAACATTAGGTTTTGGCGGATTACTATTTGGACTTAGTAATGCATCTTCAAATAACTTTATAAGCGCTAATGTGGCTTTGCCTTTAATTATTGGGGTTGTTTCTTTAGTTCTATTGGTCAATCGTTCCAATCGTTCAAAAGAACCATTACTGAATTTCAGTATTTTTAAATACAAAGGATTCCGATTAAATCTTATTATTTCATTTGTGTTAACAGCAGGGATGTACGGAGCAATCATGTTGTTGCCGATTTATTTCCAAACAATGCGCGGGATGACACCGATGGAATCAGGAATGGTCCTATTACCTGGATCAATCGTGATGGCTATCATGAGTCCGATAACTGGCAGAATGTTTGATAAATATGGTTCTAAAAGGTTAGCCATGAGTGGGTTAGTATTAGTCACTATCGGAACCTTTATTATAGGATTAATTGATCTTAATACACCCATCAAATACATTGTTTTACTTCAAATAGTTCGTTCATTAGGGTTCTCATTAACTTTGATGCCCATCCAAACAGCTGCTTTCAACGCGGTGCCTTTAGCCTTAGCTTCACATGCTTCAGCAATGTTCAATACCCAACGCCAATTAGCGGGTTCAATGGGAACGGCTCTGTTCGTCGTTGTGATGACAATTGCTTCTCAAAATGGTGCAACACAGCATTTATCACCTGAATTATCTGATTTAGCAGGGTTTCAAATGGTCTTCAAATTAGTAGGACTGTTCTCGCTGGCAGCCTTCATTATGACGTTATTTATTAAAGAAGATCTGTATTTACTAAAAGTAAAACCAGTCGGAAATGTTTAA
- a CDS encoding ABC transporter ATP-binding protein — MNVPLLKIDQLGYETDGKVILKGIDFSVEKGEFVTITGPSGSGKSTLLKIIASMVSQTSGDILYQNKRIEEYEPTVYRKEVSYSFQTATLFGETVKDNLAFPYEIRNQTFDEQKAVSALNEVGLGEEYLTKQVTTLSGGEKQRIALIRNLLFLPEILLLDEVTSALDSANQEIIRKLIRTINEERGVTVLWVTHNQTEIDLSNRVIHLVDGEMEEAK; from the coding sequence ATGAATGTACCGTTATTAAAGATCGACCAGTTAGGCTACGAAACAGATGGGAAAGTCATTCTGAAAGGTATTGATTTTTCAGTCGAAAAAGGCGAATTTGTGACGATCACTGGACCTTCTGGAAGTGGCAAAAGCACCTTGTTAAAAATCATTGCTTCTATGGTATCACAAACTTCGGGAGATATCCTGTATCAAAATAAACGCATTGAAGAGTATGAACCAACTGTTTATCGAAAAGAAGTTTCTTATTCTTTTCAAACAGCCACCCTCTTTGGAGAGACTGTAAAAGATAATTTAGCCTTTCCATATGAAATCAGAAATCAAACTTTTGATGAACAAAAAGCTGTTTCGGCTTTAAATGAAGTCGGTTTAGGGGAAGAGTATCTGACTAAACAAGTAACGACTTTGTCTGGTGGGGAAAAGCAGCGGATAGCATTGATTCGTAATCTATTATTTTTACCTGAAATATTGTTGTTAGATGAAGTTACAAGTGCTTTAGATTCAGCGAACCAAGAAATTATTCGTAAGTTGATCCGTACCATAAACGAAGAGCGTGGTGTCACAGTATTATGGGTGACACATAATCAGACAGAAATCGACTTGTCAAATC
- a CDS encoding thioredoxin family protein: MKKMNTFPQATSIDQVLRLIDENALAFVYISRKNCGVCHAVQPQVQEMLEEFPTIKPIQVSADDVPEVAGQFTVFTVPALLLFAEGKEVIREARFVVMDELHRKFQQVVENS, translated from the coding sequence ATGAAAAAAATGAATACATTTCCTCAAGCAACATCCATAGATCAAGTTTTACGTTTAATAGATGAAAACGCGCTTGCTTTCGTTTATATTTCAAGAAAAAATTGTGGTGTTTGCCACGCTGTTCAACCACAAGTACAAGAAATGTTGGAAGAATTTCCAACTATCAAACCTATTCAGGTCAGTGCAGATGACGTTCCTGAAGTTGCCGGCCAATTTACGGTGTTTACTGTTCCTGCTTTATTGTTATTTGCTGAGGGGAAAGAAGTAATTCGTGAGGCAAGGTTTGTTGTCATGGATGAGTTGCACAGGAAATTTCAACAAGTAGTTGAAAATAGTTAA
- a CDS encoding PepSY domain-containing protein, whose product MILLSACGNAEAPTDDSINSTSESTASSMESSTTTGSDDVSSTSKNFDGKTFSVTYEQAVADFQEAYPNAVISSVDFDKDFGKYTFEISGFDDMQEIEWEVNAENGVETKNNIEKKDPDFDDQELAVDNLMTINELIAKSEEEAPNAVLLSWNLEADEDTNIPLFTGEFEEGNNEVDVHLNAETGEFLSVEND is encoded by the coding sequence TTGATACTCTTATCAGCTTGTGGCAATGCAGAAGCGCCTACAGATGATTCCATAAATTCAACATCAGAATCAACCGCTAGTTCAATGGAAAGTTCAACAACAACAGGATCAGATGATGTTAGTTCTACATCAAAAAACTTTGATGGTAAAACTTTCTCCGTAACGTATGAACAAGCTGTTGCTGATTTCCAGGAAGCTTATCCAAATGCAGTTATCTCTTCAGTTGATTTTGACAAGGATTTTGGTAAGTATACATTTGAAATCAGTGGTTTCGATGATATGCAAGAAATTGAATGGGAAGTAAATGCTGAAAATGGAGTAGAAACAAAAAATAACATAGAGAAGAAAGATCCAGACTTTGATGATCAAGAATTAGCAGTAGACAATTTAATGACCATTAATGAATTGATTGCAAAATCGGAGGAAGAAGCTCCGAATGCAGTCCTTCTTTCTTGGAATTTAGAAGCAGATGAGGATACGAATATACCATTGTTTACAGGAGAATTTGAAGAAGGAAATAACGAAGTAGATGTTCATTTAAACGCTGAAACTGGGGAATTCTTATCTGTAGAAAATGATTAA
- a CDS encoding 1-phosphofructokinase family hexose kinase gives MIYTITLNPTIDRLLYLGGKLTKEKNNRLDRIAYDLGGKGHHGSYAMSKLGVENQALGFCGTTNKRKLEKILEEKGINHDLVEVYGKPTRESYVLLEKDVSGSILITEKGYAVSNYDKSLLFDKIEEKVEAEDTVLIAGSMPPGFEIEDLEKLINLLNKIGCFIACDLSGEALKAAVKAGINFIKPNRFEILEIAEQGRSLLDTVKELTKTIDYVIVSQGGAGSLCGHKNEFYQITPPVVVVKNDTGAGDCFVGSFLASLTQQKTFAEALTMATACSASKVQHDDSTTFSVKDAQNLQEKVILEKL, from the coding sequence ATGATTTATACCATTACATTAAACCCGACAATTGACCGATTATTGTATCTTGGAGGGAAGTTGACAAAGGAGAAGAACAATCGTTTGGATCGTATCGCATATGACTTAGGTGGCAAAGGGCATCATGGCTCTTATGCGATGAGTAAATTAGGTGTGGAAAATCAAGCATTAGGATTTTGTGGAACAACCAATAAAAGGAAACTTGAAAAGATACTAGAAGAGAAGGGCATTAATCATGATCTTGTTGAAGTTTATGGTAAACCAACTAGGGAAAGTTATGTTCTTTTAGAAAAAGACGTTAGCGGCAGTATTTTGATCACCGAAAAAGGATATGCTGTATCAAACTATGATAAATCGTTATTATTCGATAAAATTGAGGAAAAAGTCGAAGCTGAGGATACAGTGTTGATTGCTGGTTCCATGCCTCCAGGTTTTGAAATTGAGGATTTAGAAAAATTAATAAACTTGTTAAATAAGATAGGCTGTTTTATTGCTTGTGATCTCTCAGGAGAGGCTTTAAAAGCGGCAGTAAAAGCAGGTATAAATTTTATTAAACCAAACCGATTTGAAATACTAGAAATTGCTGAGCAAGGCAGGTCGCTGTTAGATACGGTAAAAGAACTAACCAAAACGATTGATTACGTTATCGTATCGCAAGGCGGAGCAGGCAGTTTATGCGGGCATAAAAATGAGTTTTATCAAATCACTCCTCCAGTCGTGGTTGTTAAAAATGATACTGGAGCAGGGGATTGTTTTGTAGGTTCTTTTTTAGCTTCCTTAACGCAGCAAAAAACCTTTGCTGAAGCATTGACGATGGCTACTGCTTGTTCAGCCAGCAAAGTACAGCACGATGACAGTACGACATTTAGTGTGAAAGATGCTCAGAATCTGCAAGAAAAGGTAATACTAGAAAAATTATAG
- a CDS encoding ATP-grasp domain-containing protein → MKKIYVIHENNDWTRHLTAQLDEINAPYALWDLSDGMIDIQAEPPEGIFYNRMSASSHTRGHRYAPELTDNLLTWLESRDAVVFNGTKAIELEVSKLKQHLALQKNGIQTPETYGAVGKEQILKAAEKLNQFPFIIKHNRAGKGLGVRLLNSIAELKAYVYGLGFEDSIDGISLIQEYIKPADGTIVRSEFIGGKFFYAVKVDSSDGFELCPADSCQIGDIPATNKFTIIDSLPSEQVDLYEQFLKEQEIDVAAIEFIFDANGEAYAYDVNTNTNYNADAEKIAEKYAMLKLANFLKAELEKR, encoded by the coding sequence ATGAAAAAAATTTATGTTATTCATGAAAATAATGATTGGACAAGACATCTGACAGCACAACTGGATGAAATCAATGCACCTTATGCGTTGTGGGATCTATCTGATGGCATGATCGATATTCAAGCAGAACCGCCGGAAGGAATTTTCTATAACCGTATGAGTGCTTCTTCGCATACACGTGGCCACCGTTACGCACCTGAGTTAACGGATAATCTTTTGACTTGGCTGGAAAGTCGTGATGCCGTTGTATTTAATGGGACAAAAGCGATTGAATTAGAAGTCAGCAAGCTGAAACAACACTTAGCTTTACAAAAAAATGGTATCCAAACACCTGAAACATACGGAGCAGTTGGTAAAGAACAGATTCTTAAAGCAGCTGAAAAATTAAATCAATTTCCTTTCATCATCAAGCATAATCGTGCCGGTAAAGGATTAGGTGTCCGTTTATTAAATTCGATCGCAGAATTAAAAGCCTATGTTTATGGACTGGGATTTGAAGATTCAATTGATGGAATCAGTTTGATCCAAGAATACATCAAACCGGCTGATGGAACGATCGTCCGTTCTGAATTTATCGGTGGAAAATTCTTCTATGCCGTAAAAGTTGATTCAAGCGATGGATTTGAGTTGTGTCCAGCAGACAGCTGCCAAATCGGTGATATACCAGCGACTAACAAGTTTACGATCATTGATTCCCTGCCAAGTGAACAAGTTGATTTGTATGAGCAGTTTCTAAAAGAACAAGAAATTGATGTAGCGGCCATTGAATTTATATTTGATGCAAACGGAGAAGCCTATGCCTATGATGTAAATACAAATACAAATTATAATGCAGATGCTGAAAAAATTGCTGAAAAGTATGCCATGTTAAAGTTGGCGAACTTTTTGAAAGCAGAACTTGAGAAAAGGTAA
- a CDS encoding metallophosphoesterase, with amino-acid sequence MFTDRKLTEAYKNARVEEFDENSNYIFFSDVHRGNGNITDEFTRNRNIYLHALKYYYKNRFTYVEAGDGDELLEYSDFTFTKNAHREVYDVIKQFFDDDRLIKLYGNHDIALKNPKFVKDNYYTNYDEYTEEFFDFLKGLKPIEAMVLRYKKTGQEILTVHGHQGDAPNDQFAFFTMLSLKFFWRFLHGFGIRNPTSPVKNVAKRHKIERNFNKWIKKNKIMLICGHTHRFKYPKNKDLPYFNTGCCVYPTSITGIEITGGEVQLVRWETKVSKKGVFTVQKNVMRGPEPIEEFDMMLEGWNKDNSKL; translated from the coding sequence ATGTTTACAGACAGAAAGTTAACGGAAGCATACAAAAACGCTAGAGTAGAAGAGTTTGATGAGAATTCTAATTATATATTTTTTAGTGATGTCCATCGCGGTAATGGAAACATAACCGATGAGTTCACGCGAAACCGAAATATCTACTTGCATGCTTTAAAATATTATTATAAAAATAGGTTTACTTATGTAGAGGCTGGAGATGGAGACGAACTATTAGAGTATTCTGATTTTACTTTCACAAAAAATGCACATAGAGAAGTATATGATGTTATCAAACAGTTTTTTGATGACGATCGCCTAATAAAATTGTATGGCAATCATGATATTGCTTTAAAGAATCCTAAATTTGTAAAAGATAATTATTATACAAATTATGATGAATACACAGAGGAATTTTTTGATTTTTTAAAGGGACTTAAACCTATTGAAGCAATGGTGTTGAGGTATAAAAAAACAGGACAAGAAATTTTGACCGTACATGGCCACCAAGGTGATGCGCCAAATGATCAATTTGCTTTTTTCACGATGTTATCATTAAAATTCTTTTGGCGTTTTTTGCATGGGTTTGGCATTCGAAATCCTACAAGTCCGGTAAAAAATGTAGCAAAACGACATAAAATCGAGCGAAATTTCAATAAATGGATCAAGAAAAATAAAATAATGCTTATTTGCGGCCACACACACCGTTTTAAATACCCGAAAAATAAGGACCTTCCTTACTTCAACACGGGTTGCTGTGTTTACCCCACGAGCATTACCGGAATTGAAATAACCGGAGGAGAAGTCCAGTTGGTAAGATGGGAAACTAAAGTAAGTAAAAAAGGTGTTTTTACCGTTCAAAAAAATGTTATGCGGGGACCAGAACCAATCGAAGAATTTGATATGATGTTGGAAGGCTGGAATAAGGATAACAGTAAGCTATGA
- a CDS encoding dicarboxylate/amino acid:cation symporter: protein MSVNKRKIKKPSLMLQVVIGGLAGILVGYFSKTTGLQLEILGTIFMNLIQMIIVPLIFPVIILAIVNISDTKSFGKVAGKSFIYFFSVTTGLIILSVLAGKWTGIGSNFQTGAVSIESLDGIASGIDFQSFFLSIVPSNLFQAFADGNLLPIIFFGIFLGLALVSIGEKGKPVITFFESWSQAMFKMVDYAISFAPIGVFGFLAYDIAAYGIENLFSLGQFVLFTYLAFMIVILIIFPIIAWFFHVSYFTMLKEISDLVVVVFTTGSSSVVLPSLIDRLKKFGVSPSVSSFVTPLGYSFNLDGAGVYISLATMFIVNMYDVTLGFGEIVALVLFLTVITKGIATVPSGAVVVLLAAATQLGLPAEGVALMVSVDFFINMGRSAVNVIGNALAPVLIAQSEDAFVYNKTVDYKKTATEMNE, encoded by the coding sequence ATGTCAGTAAATAAAAGAAAGATAAAGAAACCAAGTCTTATGTTACAAGTTGTTATTGGTGGATTAGCGGGTATACTTGTAGGCTATTTCAGCAAAACAACGGGTCTCCAACTAGAAATACTCGGTACGATTTTTATGAATTTGATTCAAATGATCATTGTGCCGCTTATTTTTCCAGTTATTATTTTAGCGATAGTCAATATCAGTGACACAAAAAGTTTTGGAAAAGTAGCAGGAAAGTCTTTTATTTATTTCTTTTCTGTAACGACAGGTCTGATCATTCTCAGTGTTTTAGCTGGAAAATGGACCGGGATCGGCAGCAATTTTCAAACTGGAGCCGTTTCGATTGAGTCGCTTGATGGTATCGCAAGCGGAATTGACTTTCAAAGCTTTTTTCTGAGTATTGTACCAAGTAATCTATTTCAAGCCTTTGCAGATGGAAATCTATTGCCAATCATCTTTTTTGGGATTTTTCTTGGACTAGCTTTAGTATCGATAGGTGAAAAAGGAAAACCGGTCATTACTTTTTTTGAATCGTGGTCTCAAGCGATGTTTAAAATGGTTGATTATGCGATTTCTTTTGCACCCATTGGGGTATTTGGATTTTTGGCCTATGATATAGCAGCGTATGGGATAGAAAATCTATTTTCTTTAGGACAATTTGTCTTATTTACGTACCTAGCATTCATGATCGTTATTTTGATTATCTTTCCAATCATTGCTTGGTTTTTCCATGTTTCTTACTTTACAATGCTAAAAGAAATCAGCGATTTAGTCGTAGTTGTGTTTACGACAGGAAGTTCAAGTGTGGTCTTGCCTTCTTTAATTGACCGCTTAAAGAAATTTGGTGTTTCACCATCAGTTTCTTCGTTTGTAACACCACTAGGCTATTCATTTAATCTCGATGGAGCAGGTGTTTACATTAGTTTGGCTACGATGTTTATTGTTAATATGTATGATGTGACTTTAGGATTCGGCGAAATTGTTGCACTCGTTTTATTTTTAACGGTCATTACCAAGGGAATCGCAACTGTTCCATCAGGGGCAGTAGTGGTATTGTTAGCAGCAGCAACACAACTTGGTTTACCTGCTGAGGGAGTAGCGCTAATGGTTTCAGTTGATTTCTTTATCAATATGGGTCGTTCTGCAGTCAATGTGATAGGGAACGCTTTAGCCCCAGTCCTGATTGCTCAATCTGAAGATGCGTTTGTATACAATAAAACAGTAGACTACAAAAAAACAGCGACTGAAATGAATGAATAA
- a CDS encoding copper-translocating P-type ATPase — protein MAKYKEQTNHEDHNDMDHGGMDHSEMDHSEMDYSEMDHSEMDHSDIDHSSMNHNGGHSGHHAMMIEDFKKRFWVSLILAVPISILSPMFQMLFGYDIQFLGSDILLFVLSTILFFYGGKPFLTGAWSELKARTPAMMMLISLAIITAYFYSTLTTFFISGSDFFFELATLIAIMLLGHWIEMKSIMGASKALEALIKLMPKEAHKIDEKGNIIEVTVEDLKPGDKILVKSGEKIPLDGSIYEGSSTVDESMLTGESVPVEKDPGMNVIGASVNGEGVLKIEVNKIGNDTYLSQVIQLVREAETTKSKAQGFADIAAKWLFYVAVVTGIVTLIYWSVTGDFEFALERMVTVLIIACPHALGLAGPLVTSRSTSIAASKGLLIRNRIAFEGAYKIDKIVFDKTGTLTEGNFGVTDIQPAEGVSESELLTLAYSVETQSDHPIAKGIVKAGKERGLEIYDVKNYRNLAGKGLTATVKDTEVSVVSPGAMKNDQISFDEKSYEAMAQQGKTVVFVLKNNKLQGMIALADIIRESSYKVIKQLNELGIETIMMTGDNKRVANYVGDKLGLSQVIAEVLPHEKSKNVSELKKDGKRVAMIGDGINDAPALAESDVGIAIGAGTDVAIETADIILVNSNPVDVLNIIKLSKASHKKMVENFVWAAGYNVIAIPLAAGVLINQNILITPAIGAIVMSLSTIIVAINAQMLKID, from the coding sequence ATGGCAAAATACAAAGAGCAAACAAATCATGAGGATCACAATGATATGGATCATGGCGGTATGGACCACAGCGAAATGGACCACAGCGAAATGGATTACAGCGAAATGGACCACAGCGAAATGGATCACAGCGACATAGACCATAGCAGTATGAACCATAATGGCGGGCATTCGGGACATCACGCAATGATGATCGAAGATTTTAAAAAGAGATTTTGGGTCTCATTGATTCTAGCAGTTCCTATTTCTATTTTATCGCCAATGTTCCAAATGCTTTTTGGATATGATATTCAATTTTTAGGAAGTGACATCCTATTGTTTGTTCTCTCAACCATTCTTTTTTTCTATGGTGGGAAACCATTCCTGACAGGAGCATGGAGTGAGCTGAAAGCGCGAACCCCAGCAATGATGATGCTGATTTCGTTAGCGATCATTACAGCATATTTCTATAGTACGTTGACCACGTTCTTTATTTCAGGTAGTGATTTCTTCTTTGAATTGGCTACTTTAATTGCTATCATGCTACTTGGACATTGGATCGAAATGAAGTCGATCATGGGAGCTTCAAAAGCCTTAGAAGCACTAATTAAATTAATGCCAAAAGAAGCACACAAAATTGATGAAAAAGGCAATATTATTGAAGTAACAGTAGAAGATTTAAAACCTGGGGATAAAATCCTTGTCAAGTCAGGTGAAAAGATCCCTCTAGATGGCAGTATTTATGAAGGCTCATCTACTGTAGATGAATCGATGCTGACTGGAGAATCTGTACCAGTAGAGAAAGACCCCGGAATGAATGTGATCGGTGCATCCGTAAATGGTGAAGGCGTTTTGAAAATTGAAGTAAATAAAATTGGGAATGATACTTATCTTTCTCAAGTTATCCAGTTAGTCCGAGAGGCTGAGACCACAAAATCTAAAGCGCAAGGATTTGCTGATATCGCAGCTAAATGGCTCTTCTATGTAGCTGTTGTAACTGGTATAGTTACGCTTATCTATTGGTCGGTCACTGGTGATTTCGAGTTTGCTTTAGAACGGATGGTGACAGTCTTGATCATTGCTTGTCCACACGCATTGGGACTAGCAGGTCCTTTAGTTACTTCAAGATCAACTTCGATTGCAGCTAGTAAAGGTTTGTTGATCCGCAATCGGATCGCTTTTGAAGGAGCATATAAGATCGATAAAATCGTTTTTGATAAAACAGGTACGTTGACAGAAGGTAATTTTGGTGTAACAGACATTCAACCTGCTGAAGGTGTAAGCGAATCTGAGTTATTAACGTTAGCTTATTCAGTTGAGACACAATCGGATCATCCAATTGCTAAAGGTATTGTTAAAGCAGGAAAAGAACGTGGATTAGAAATCTATGATGTTAAAAATTACCGTAATCTAGCGGGCAAAGGATTAACAGCGACTGTAAAAGATACGGAAGTTTCAGTTGTCAGCCCAGGAGCCATGAAAAACGATCAAATTTCATTTGATGAAAAAAGCTATGAAGCAATGGCTCAACAAGGGAAAACAGTCGTGTTTGTCTTGAAAAACAATAAATTGCAAGGAATGATCGCATTAGCTGATATCATCAGGGAATCCTCTTATAAAGTAATCAAACAGTTGAATGAGTTAGGTATTGAGACCATTATGATGACAGGAGATAACAAACGAGTAGCTAATTATGTAGGTGATAAATTGGGACTTTCACAAGTGATCGCTGAAGTTCTTCCTCATGAAAAGTCTAAGAATGTATCTGAATTAAAAAAAGATGGTAAAAGGGTCGCCATGATCGGAGACGGAATCAATGATGCTCCGGCATTAGCGGAGTCTGATGTTGGGATAGCAATAGGAGCAGGTACAGATGTCGCTATTGAAACAGCAGATATTATTTTAGTGAATAGCAATCCGGTAGATGTATTGAATATTATTAAATTATCTAAAGCCAGCCATAAAAAAATGGTTGAAAATTTTGTATGGGCAGCCGGGTATAATGTGATTGCTATCCCACTAGCAGCAGGCGTTTTAATCAATCAAAATATTTTGATCACGCCAGCTATAGGTGCAATTGTAATGTCGTTGAGTACAATCATTGTTGCAATAAATGCACAAATGTTGAAAATTGATTGA
- a CDS encoding fructose bisphosphate aldolase, translated as MQKEQFERMKNGRGFIAALDQSGGSTPKALEIYGIAPDTYSNEAEMFDLVHDMRTRLMTSAAFNSDSILGAILFEQTMDRKVEDLYTADYLWEKKGIVPFLKVDKGLAEETDGVQLMKPNPDLDELLQRAAERHIFGTKMRSLIKEANPEAIKQVVDQQFDVAKQIIAAGLVPIIEPEVDINSKDKEKSEVLLKEEILKQLDALNESANIILKLSIPTIADFYKELIDHPRVIRVVALSGGYTREKANRALSSNHGLIASFSRALSEGLSASQSDVDYNAMLKESIKQIYNASIT; from the coding sequence ATGCAAAAAGAACAATTCGAACGAATGAAGAACGGAAGAGGTTTTATTGCAGCATTGGACCAAAGCGGTGGAAGTACTCCGAAAGCTTTAGAAATTTATGGCATAGCACCTGACACTTATTCAAACGAAGCTGAAATGTTCGACTTAGTTCATGATATGCGGACTCGTCTGATGACTTCTGCAGCTTTTAATTCTGACTCGATCTTAGGAGCTATTTTATTTGAACAAACAATGGATCGCAAAGTTGAAGACCTTTATACAGCTGATTATTTATGGGAGAAGAAAGGCATAGTCCCTTTCTTGAAAGTCGATAAAGGATTAGCAGAAGAAACTGATGGTGTTCAGCTAATGAAACCTAATCCTGACCTAGATGAATTATTGCAAAGAGCTGCTGAACGTCATATTTTCGGAACAAAGATGCGCTCATTAATTAAAGAGGCAAACCCTGAAGCAATTAAGCAAGTCGTTGACCAACAATTTGACGTTGCTAAACAAATTATTGCTGCCGGACTTGTACCAATTATTGAACCAGAAGTAGATATCAACAGTAAAGATAAGGAAAAGTCTGAAGTTCTCTTGAAAGAGGAGATTTTGAAACAGCTAGATGCCTTAAACGAATCAGCTAACATCATATTAAAACTATCGATTCCAACAATTGCTGATTTTTATAAAGAATTGATCGATCATCCTAGAGTTATACGAGTAGTAGCTCTTTCTGGTGGCTATACCCGTGAGAAAGCAAATAGAGCTTTGTCAAGTAATCATGGGCTGATTGCTAGTTTTTCAAGAGCATTATCCGAGGGTTTAAGTGCTAGTCAGTCAGATGTGGATTACAATGCAATGTTAAAAGAATCTATCAAACAAATTTATAATGCTTCAATCACTTAA